From Fulvivirga lutea:
AACCTCTCTGATATTGGCTAAAAATTGATTACCCAATCCCTCTCCTTTGCTTGCACCTTTTACAAGGCCAGCAATATCTACAAACTCAATGGTGGTAGGTAATACTTTCTGAGGGTTTACAAGATCTTCTAAAATATGAAGACGCTCATCTGGAACTGTAATTACGCCTACATTTGGCTCGATTGTACAAAAAGGAAAATTAGCTGCCTCAGCCTTATTATTAGAGATTGCATTAAATAAAGTAGATTTTCCAACATTAGGAAGACCAACGATACCACATTTGAGTGCCATTAAATAGTGTTTTTCTGCGTTTTAAAAATTTTATAGCTTCTGTATCCTTCGTACAACTCTGTAAACGAAACTCGAAGTACGGTGTAACAAGGAATAGCAGCTACCATACCTGGTATGCCTGCCAGCGAAGCGCCCGCAAATATAATTATAAAAATCTCCAAAGGATGAGCTTTTACACTTTTAGAAAAGATTATAGGCTGGAGAAATACATTATCAACAACTTGAACCCCCGCAAAGACAGATACAATCTTCAAAATAAGAAAAATCACTTCTTGAAAGTTTGTTAAATCTATGCCAGTAGATATTCCAACAATAATACCAAAGCTGGCGCCTAATATTGGGCCTAAATAAGGAATAAGGTTAGCCACTGCCGCGAATAAGGCTATCGTCAACGAATATTTAACACCTACAATGCTCAGCCCTAGTGCTGCCAGGCTAAACACAGAAAACATCTGTATCAATAAACCTGTCAGGTAATTCGATAACAATTTTTCGATTTTATTATACGCTGTAATGGTAACCTCAAAGTATTTATTTGGAATAAAGGAGATCAATTTTTTACGCATACTTCCCATTTCATATAACAAGAAAAAAGAGATAAATGTAACTGCTAATATGCCAATAAAGAATTTACCTGTGAGGGCAATAATTGCATTCAAAATATTAGAAAACTGAATTTCAGATAATAAGTTTAATATATTGGTCTTAAGATTATTTACGATAAACCCTGGCTCCTGAGATGTCAATTCGTTGGCAATCATGAACGTTTCCAGGTTTTGGAGTGGTATTGTTAGTTTCTGATAGAGATCGTCATAATTGAGTGACGAAAGTACTTCTACCTGCTCCGATATGAGTGGTATAAATAAAATAAAAAATGACACCAACAGTGCTACAAGAATACCGAAAGACAAAATAACTGCAACCAGCCTGGGAAGTCTTAGCCCAAAAAATTGTGCAGTGGTTAGATAGCGCATGAGAGGCCGCAGGATGGCACTCAGCACAATAGAGAAGGCAACATAGAGGAAAATATCAGAGAATATCCATCCTGCCAATATAAATAGTGCTGCGAACAGCAAAATATAAATAATTGTATTACGCATAAAGCCTTATCCAACAAACATAATAAAAAACCCCGTTTCAGGTGTACCAAAACGGGGTCTCATAAGTTCTTCTATAATTTTAATCCCACTTCAATTCTGTATCTACACTTGCAGTGGTTTCATCTTCGTTATTTCTATCAAACTGTTCAAAATCTACATCTGGAAGCAACTCTTCCTTCACATGATTAACAGTGTTGTTTAATGCATCCTGAAATTTATTAAAGTCCTCTTTGTAAAGAAAAATCTTATGTTTTTCGTAGGTGTAACCATCATCTTTATACCTTCTTTTGCTTTCTGTGATGGTTAAATAGTAATCATTTGATTTAGTTGCTTTAACATCAAAAAAATAAGTTCTTTTACCCGCTCTTACTCTCTCCGAATAAATTTCTTCTCTTTCATTGTTATTCTCTTCCACAATCCTAAAGTTTAGTTAACAAATTTTGCCCTCTTTTTAATTAAACAGAAGCTAAATATAGTATAATATTTATATTTAAAGCAAACACACCTTATTAATTGTAAAACATTTTCGAGAATATTACGTTGTGCTACCCATTTATAAAATGCAATGAAGTTAGAGCTCGCAAAAATTCGTGAAGTTGGTGATCTGAATATTTTAGCCAGACAATTGGTCGAGGGTTTTGTAACCGGACTTCACAAATCCCCATATCATGGTTTTAGTGTAGAATTCTCTGAACATAGACTTTATAATACTGGTGAGAGCACAAAACATATTGACTGGAAAGTTTTTGCCAAAACAGACAGGCTTTACACCAAACGCTTTGAAGAAGAAACCAATTTACGTTGTTTAATAGTATTGGATGATAGCTCTTCTATGCATTACCCTGTAGAATCTAAGGCAAAAATACAGTTTAGCATTATTGCAGCGGCCTCTTTGGCTTACCTACTTCAGAAGCAACGGGATGCAGTGGGTATATGCACCTTCAGTAATGAAATTGAACTGATAACAGAGCAAAAGTCAACATCGACCCACCTCAACAAAATATTAAGCGAGCTACAAAACCTGTACGATAACCCCTCGGATCTGAAGAAAACTCAAACTGCCAAGGTTTTACACGAGATTGCCGGCAAAACACCACGTAGATCACTAATTATTTTGTTTACGGATATGTTTGATAGCGAGGAAAATCTCGATGAAATATTCTCAGGACTTCAGCATTTAAAACATAATAAGCACGAGGTGCTATTGTTTCATGTAACGGATAAAAAAACTGAGTTTAATTTTGAGTTCGAAGACCGACCTCATGAATTTATCGATTTGGAAAGTGGTGAAAAGATAAAATTACAACCCTCAGAAGTGAAGGATCATTTTAAAAAATCAGCTGCCGAATTTTATCAAAACCTTAAACTTAAATGTGCACAAATGAAAATCGACCTCATTGAGGCCGATGTAGAAATTGATTATAATGAGATTCTTAAAGCGTATTTGATCAAAAGATCAAAAATGCGTTAGTTTTTACTCATTATGTAGCCAGGCCTTTTTATCTAAAAGCTCCTCTTCTGTTTCTTCATAATCAGGATCTGGCACACAACAATCAACTGGACAAACTGCAGCACACTGCGGCTCTTCGTGAAAGCCCATGCACTCGGTACATTTACCAGAAACTATATAATAGAACTCGTCTGAAACAGGCTCCTGAAGCTCTTTACCATCAATGACATCGCCTCCTTCCATTTCAACCTCTTTGAGTTCAGTACCGCCACTCCAATTCCACTCTATTCCGCCTTCATAAATTGCAGTGTTGGGGCACTCGGGCTCACAAGCTCCACAGTTTATGCATTCATCGGTTATCATTATTGCCATAGTAATAGCACGTTTTAATCTTCAGTTAATTTTAGAACTTTGCAAAAGTATAAACTATCTACATGTCTACAAACAACAACCTTAATGGTTTAGTTTAAAATAAAACAGAATGACTTTAGAAGAAAGAATAAATGCGTTTAGTCAACTTGGTGACAAGTTAAAATCACTGTCTGAAGATGAATTTGAAAACCTTGCTCTCAATGCACAAAATGGTAATTCATGGTTTACACCAACGAGTGTTCGTTTAGCGCTAAATGGTATAATTAAATTTCTTGATAAATCGGTGCTCCAAAATTGGGTGTCTAATTATCAGTTAAATCAAGAATCTAAAACCATAGGTATAGTAATGGCAGGCAACATCCCTTTAGTTGGCTTTCACGATTTGTTATGCATATTAATCTGTGGCCATTCTATCAAAGTAAAAATGAGCTCACAAGATTCTGTTCTGATGACGTTCATACTTGAGTCTCTGATAAAAATAGAACCACGACTGGAAAAAAATATTATCGTAGTAGATCGATTAAAAGATATTGATGCAATTATTGCCACTGGAAGTGATAATTCTGCCAGATACTTTGAATACTACTTTTCAAAATACCCTCATATTATAAGAAAAAACAGAACTTCTATCGGGATTCTCAATGGCGAAGAAAAAGAGGATGATCTATCCAGTTTAGGCAAAGATATTTTTCAATATTACGGGTTAGGATGTAGAAATGTATCAAAAATTTATGTTCCCAATGGCTATAATTTTAATACTTTCTTCGAATCGATACAATCTTACCAAAGCGTAGGTGACCATCATAAATACAATAATAATTATGAATACAATAAGTCCATATACCTTGTGAATGGTGATAAACATTTAGACAACGGGTTTTTATTGTTACGAGAAAGTAAAAATATAGCCTCACCACTTGCCGTTTTATTTTATGAGGAATATAATGACGATA
This genomic window contains:
- a CDS encoding acyl-CoA reductase, with the translated sequence MTLEERINAFSQLGDKLKSLSEDEFENLALNAQNGNSWFTPTSVRLALNGIIKFLDKSVLQNWVSNYQLNQESKTIGIVMAGNIPLVGFHDLLCILICGHSIKVKMSSQDSVLMTFILESLIKIEPRLEKNIIVVDRLKDIDAIIATGSDNSARYFEYYFSKYPHIIRKNRTSIGILNGEEKEDDLSSLGKDIFQYYGLGCRNVSKIYVPNGYNFNTFFESIQSYQSVGDHHKYNNNYEYNKSIYLVNGDKHLDNGFLLLRESKNIASPLAVLFYEEYNDDNTLKERLEKDQEKIQCVVSNNQWYENSFDFGEAQSPGIDDYADHVDTMKFLTSL
- a CDS encoding AI-2E family transporter — its product is MRNTIIYILLFAALFILAGWIFSDIFLYVAFSIVLSAILRPLMRYLTTAQFFGLRLPRLVAVILSFGILVALLVSFFILFIPLISEQVEVLSSLNYDDLYQKLTIPLQNLETFMIANELTSQEPGFIVNNLKTNILNLLSEIQFSNILNAIIALTGKFFIGILAVTFISFFLLYEMGSMRKKLISFIPNKYFEVTITAYNKIEKLLSNYLTGLLIQMFSVFSLAALGLSIVGVKYSLTIALFAAVANLIPYLGPILGASFGIIVGISTGIDLTNFQEVIFLILKIVSVFAGVQVVDNVFLQPIIFSKSVKAHPLEIFIIIFAGASLAGIPGMVAAIPCYTVLRVSFTELYEGYRSYKIFKTQKNTI
- a CDS encoding DUF58 domain-containing protein, producing the protein MKLELAKIREVGDLNILARQLVEGFVTGLHKSPYHGFSVEFSEHRLYNTGESTKHIDWKVFAKTDRLYTKRFEEETNLRCLIVLDDSSSMHYPVESKAKIQFSIIAAASLAYLLQKQRDAVGICTFSNEIELITEQKSTSTHLNKILSELQNLYDNPSDLKKTQTAKVLHEIAGKTPRRSLIILFTDMFDSEENLDEIFSGLQHLKHNKHEVLLFHVTDKKTEFNFEFEDRPHEFIDLESGEKIKLQPSEVKDHFKKSAAEFYQNLKLKCAQMKIDLIEADVEIDYNEILKAYLIKRSKMR
- a CDS encoding DUF3276 family protein; protein product: MEENNNEREEIYSERVRAGKRTYFFDVKATKSNDYYLTITESKRRYKDDGYTYEKHKIFLYKEDFNKFQDALNNTVNHVKEELLPDVDFEQFDRNNEDETTASVDTELKWD
- a CDS encoding 4Fe-4S dicluster domain-containing protein, with the protein product MAIMITDECINCGACEPECPNTAIYEGGIEWNWSGGTELKEVEMEGGDVIDGKELQEPVSDEFYYIVSGKCTECMGFHEEPQCAAVCPVDCCVPDPDYEETEEELLDKKAWLHNE